Below is a genomic region from Cyprinus carpio isolate SPL01 chromosome B6, ASM1834038v1, whole genome shotgun sequence.
TGAAAAAATGACTTTAGCACTAGACTGCAAaagcgaatatatatatatatatatgaaaaccaagggttctgaatactttctgaatgTTCTGTGATTTAAAATCTGGCCACACctgctcttctctttctcttttctaaagatgcttattttttaaatgaacttgatTTGCATCTTTTCTGCAGAGGAACCACAGCACCTTAGTGTTTGCTCTTTCTTGTAAACATACTCCTTCATTTTTCAATAGCCAATCAACCTTCCAAGAAGGTCTGCGTGCCAGCCTACCTGTCTCATGCTCCAGTTTCTGGACTTCCCAATAGTGTTCTAACCTCAGACTCTGCCACAGGTGAGATCTCAAGGAGCAGTTTGCTCATATGTTCCCAATATGATGGAATTCTTTCTCATTTACTGTCACAATAACATAACATGATTTGATTTCCATTGGTAGTGCAAAGGGCCTTTTGGTGTGTTATATTTGTGCTGGGTGTCATCTTGGTTATGACTGGTGGGTTCGTCACAATTTGTGCAACCCCAGGGACCAGCCATCGCCTTTATGAGACTGGAGGGGCTCTCTTTATAACCGGGGGTGAGAAAATAGTTGCCAAAACATCCAATTGCCAGTGATTCTATAGTGATTTTGCTGAAAcattcactctttttttcttctttcccatGCAGGTATCTTAATCATGTCTGTAGTGATGCTGTTTGCTGTGTGGGTGCAGGTCTCAGACTCTTTAGAGCGGTACGGCCTCCAGCGCAGACGCTTAGTGTGCAACAATCTGCAGCTCAGTGTCCACTATGGTCCGTCGTTTATGCTTGCTCCCACTTCTGCCTTCCTCTGCCTGCTCACTGGCCTCCTTCTCCTGCTTATTCCATCAGTCAGCAAAGCATCAGCCAGAGACACAGAGAATCACCCATTCTCACTGCGAGAGGAATGTGTGTAGAGTCATGTGTATATGACAATGATATTTTCCcaatgtttaaagtaaaaaaaaaaattatctcccCCTTTTCTGAATGTGTATAGTTTTCTGCTTTCCATGTACCACAAAAGGAGGTTTAGGAGGACATTTTACATgagtatatataaaagtaatcaaattttgataaaattttcattaatgCGATAATTAAATGTATCTAGGGGCCACAAGGGGGTGCTACAGTGTTTACAGAAAAGATTTTATAAATATCCATGATAATTTCATCAGATATGttaaatttgtctttattatcactattttaaatagcttttaaagGTGGGaatttttcactcttttattCTACTGACAGCCACAGCTCTTTTTCactgtatgaaaaagag
It encodes:
- the LOC109061185 gene encoding transmembrane protein 182-like, coding for MRLVVLQFLAGFFGALSLVFLLGSLGSDYWLMASESCGDAALFKLWRVTKDISQAQPDSSNQAENSLLFYHEGLFWRCSYHRGSSGEQGSILAFLITNQPSKKVCVPAYLSHAPVSGLPNSVLTSDSATVQRAFWCVIFVLGVILVMTGGFVTICATPGTSHRLYETGGALFITGGILIMSVVMLFAVWVQVSDSLERYGLQRRRLVCNNLQLSVHYGPSFMLAPTSAFLCLLTGLLLLLIPSVSKASARDTENHPFSLREECV